In Brachybacterium fresconis, the genomic stretch TCGAGATCAGGGCCGAGCACGAGCACCCCGACCCCGTCGGCCAGGGCGGAGAGCACCTGGGGGCGCTGCTCCCCGTGCGTCGGGGCGAGGGCGAGGCGGCAGGGGTCCAGTCCGGCGTCGAGGGCGGAGCGCAGACCGAGATCGGGCATGCCGGCGACGGCGCACCAGGAGTCCTCCCCCGCCGCGGCGACGGCGAGGGACAGCAGCACGGAGGTGCTCGCGGCACCCTCGATCGCGACGGAGCTGCCCGCGCGCAGGCTGCCGCGGGGGAACAGCCCCGACAGCGGTCCCGGCACCGGGAGTCGGGTGCCCAGGCCGTCCTCGAGCTCGGCGGTGGTCCCGGGGTCGGGATCGGAGATGCTCTCAGGGTCGGGACCGGACGCTCCCGGGTGCAGGGAGCGACCCCGCAGGGCGGTGCGGTCGATCCGTCCGCCCCAGCGGGCCGCGCTGCGTTCGGCCGCACCCAAGGCGGCGCGGGCCCGGGCCAGGCGGTCGCCGTGGTCGTGGTCGTGGTCGTGGTGGTCGTCGTCCGTTTCGGCGGCCGCCACCTGCAGAGGCATGCTCATGATCCACCTCCGTCCCCGATCTGCGGGAGCAGCACGTTACGACTCGATGCCAGTCCGATGTGTTCGAACAACTGTTCGAACTCTACGCCTCGCAGATCGGGAGTCAAGCTGTGCAGGTCGCAGGTTCGAACGTACGTACGGAGTCTGTGGCAGGGGTGTGACAGGTGACGGAGTGATGGTTCAGGGGCGGATGCCGGGCGCCTCGGGCGCTGCAAGAGGTGGGGCGATCGGGCACTGGGGTCGAGGTCGGATCGCGGTGCATCGAGAGTGACGTTCGGAACGGTTTGTGGGCGCGAAGGTGTTTCGAACGTCGTTCTCGATGACGAATCTGGCGCCCTTGGTGGGGCATTCCGACCCGCCGACGCCGCAGGCCCACCGGTTGCCCCGCGCTCCTGAATCGACCCACACCCCGGAACGGCCGGACTCCTGGCCCTGCACACCTGCGATGATGAGGTCTCGGACACATCGCCTCGGAAGGAATGACCCATGCGTGCACTGGTGCTGCAGGAGAAGAACCGGATGGCCATCGAGGAGGTCGAGCCCGTCGGCTCCCCCGGGCCCGGTCAGGTTCGCGTCGCCATGCACACCGTCGGGATCTGCGCCTCGGACGTGCATTACTGGACCGACGGGAAGATCGGTCCGTTCGTGGTCGAGGAGCCGATGGTGCTCGGGCACGAGGGCGCAGGAACGGTCGTCGAGGTCGGTGAGGGCGTCTCCGACCTCTCCCCCGGTGACCGCGTCGCCATGGAGCCGGGCGTCCCGGACCCCACCTCCCAGGCCGTGAAGGAAGGCAACTACAACGTCGACCCCGGTGTCCGCTTCTGGGCCACCCCGCCCGTCGACGGCTGCCTGACCGACGAGGTCATCCACCCCGCCGCGTACACCTACAAGCTCCCCGACAGCCTCAGCTTCGCCGAAGGAGCGCTCATCGAGCCCTTCTCCGTGGGCATGTTCGCCGCCACCAAGGCCGGCATCTCCCCCGGTGACGTCGCCGCCGTCGTCGGCTCCGGAACTATCGGCATCATGACCGCCCTCGCGGCCCGAGCCGGAGGCGCCAGCACCGTCTACATCAGCGATGTGCTTCCGGAGAAGCTCGCCCTGCTCGACG encodes the following:
- a CDS encoding NAD(P)-dependent alcohol dehydrogenase, encoding MRALVLQEKNRMAIEEVEPVGSPGPGQVRVAMHTVGICASDVHYWTDGKIGPFVVEEPMVLGHEGAGTVVEVGEGVSDLSPGDRVAMEPGVPDPTSQAVKEGNYNVDPGVRFWATPPVDGCLTDEVIHPAAYTYKLPDSLSFAEGALIEPFSVGMFAATKAGISPGDVAAVVGSGTIGIMTALAARAGGASTVYISDVLPEKLALLDGLEGIVPVDATKEDLGERVRAETGGWGPQVVFEATGAAPAYKSLWSLPAPGGRIVLVGMPVDPVPFDIATAQSRGVSLETVFRYANVYQKAIDLAATDAIDLSRFVSETFTFDNSVQAFERFLEGRPTDVKLQITL